The Stratiformator vulcanicus genome has a segment encoding these proteins:
- a CDS encoding HD-GYP domain-containing protein → MDSPSPTSGADQSAEEFRSIEAATLRRGTRLRAPIFDERDVLLLAEGQIINDQFLAKLQARNIANVKVHKSELSRLASPSVQRTNQIPKPGAARQSAPNRSGVVTDAQNVMTQALDVEMSTAGALGLPPQGDPFAAALVEHGASGYDAEQFDQFNANANQSADHVTDIYNSLASGEGLDVQGLSEIADSAMSDLMGDSDLFACLGINPESGKYPARHSVHVGMLAIAIGTKLGLDEQTLRELSLGCLIHDAGMMKINTKGFSSSRHLNDIEFLEITKHPVVVFDMMKDMRAVSNRSAFIAYQIHERCDGSGYPRGRDATQIHFLSKVAAVADVYVALASPRPHRPAMLPYKAVEKILQDTRAGLFDPSAVRALLRTVSLFPLGSYVKLSDGREARVLRSNGEAFNSPTVEARSLEGTVEVVDLSQQPGDDGVRIVKAIAEFSEEFQKIVADAGGADDAVEDSDLDNWE, encoded by the coding sequence TTGGACTCGCCATCGCCGACGTCAGGAGCTGACCAGTCAGCCGAAGAGTTTCGCTCGATCGAGGCCGCCACGCTTCGTCGCGGAACTCGGCTACGCGCTCCGATATTTGACGAACGCGACGTGCTGCTGCTCGCCGAAGGGCAAATAATCAACGATCAATTCCTCGCCAAATTGCAGGCCAGGAACATTGCGAACGTTAAGGTCCACAAGTCCGAACTGAGTCGGCTGGCCTCGCCGAGCGTTCAGCGCACCAATCAGATTCCCAAGCCTGGGGCTGCCCGCCAATCGGCGCCGAATCGCAGCGGTGTCGTGACCGACGCTCAGAACGTGATGACCCAGGCGCTCGACGTTGAGATGTCGACCGCCGGAGCGCTCGGGCTTCCTCCGCAAGGAGACCCCTTCGCCGCAGCGCTCGTCGAGCATGGAGCGAGCGGCTACGACGCGGAGCAGTTCGACCAGTTTAACGCCAACGCGAATCAGTCCGCCGACCACGTCACCGATATCTACAATTCCCTCGCCTCCGGTGAAGGGCTTGACGTTCAGGGACTCTCGGAGATCGCCGATAGCGCCATGAGCGACTTGATGGGCGATTCCGATCTATTTGCCTGTCTGGGCATCAACCCGGAATCGGGCAAGTATCCCGCCAGACACAGCGTGCATGTCGGCATGTTGGCAATCGCGATTGGTACCAAGTTGGGGCTCGACGAGCAGACGCTTCGCGAACTCTCACTCGGCTGTCTGATTCATGACGCCGGGATGATGAAAATCAATACAAAGGGCTTTTCGTCTTCGCGTCACCTCAACGATATCGAGTTTCTTGAAATTACGAAGCACCCCGTCGTCGTCTTTGACATGATGAAGGATATGCGGGCCGTTTCGAATCGCTCCGCCTTCATCGCGTACCAAATCCATGAACGATGTGACGGCAGCGGTTATCCGCGCGGGCGAGACGCAACGCAGATCCATTTTCTCTCCAAAGTGGCCGCCGTCGCCGATGTCTACGTGGCGCTGGCGTCGCCACGACCGCACCGTCCCGCGATGTTGCCTTACAAGGCCGTCGAAAAAATCCTTCAGGATACGCGAGCCGGATTGTTCGACCCCTCCGCGGTTCGTGCCCTATTGAGGACGGTTTCGCTCTTTCCGCTCGGTTCCTATGTCAAATTAAGTGACGGTCGCGAAGCACGCGTGCTTCGCTCCAACGGCGAAGCGTTCAACTCGCCGACCGTCGAGGCACGGTCGCTTGAGGGAACGGTTGAGGTTGTGGATTTGTCGCAGCAGCCCGGCGACGACGGCGTCCGAATCGTCAAGGCGATCGCCGAGTTCAGCGAAGAGTTTCAGAAGATCGTCGCCGATGCCGGCGGCGCGGACGACGCCGTTGAAGATTCCGATCTCGACAATTGGGAATAG